The Impatiens glandulifera chromosome 3, dImpGla2.1, whole genome shotgun sequence genome contains a region encoding:
- the LOC124930123 gene encoding uncharacterized protein LOC124930123 yields the protein MESDLHLSLSPSFNSYCNVNLAIVDRVVNELKTHSNSKFQNSSPAQEQKDQIFNDFEFSSISRDSISSPVSAEDIFHNGQIRPLFPISKQDLYFSVDEVKPDCKKSSVRRIPLGQLFSEDRDPPPSSSPEKENEDFKAVSMDRTSSSSRNEKRWRFRNILQRSNSEAKESFVVVSPKRSRSKNQNFTLESPKASVDKRRAKFGNVEAVTSSPPQEAVLHLRNRPGKEADRRRSFLPYRRDLIGFFANVY from the coding sequence ATGGAGTCCGATCTTCATCTTTCTCTCTCCCCCAGTTTCAACAGTTATTGCAATGTTAATCTCGCCATTGTTGATAGAGTTGTCAATGAACTCAAAACACATTCcaattcaaaattccaaaattcaTCTCCAGCACAAGAACAGAAAGATCAAATCTTCAATGATTTCGAGTTTTCCTCTATTTCTAGAGATTCCATTTCCTCTCCAGTTTCCGCTGAAGACATCTTCCATAACGGCCAGATCCGTCCTTTATTCCCAATTTCGAAACAAGATCTGTACTTTAGCGTCGACGAAGTAAAACCCGATTGTAAAAAGTCCTCAGTTAGAAGGATTCCGCTAGGCCAACTTTTCAGCGAAGATCGAGATCCTCCACCGTCATCTTCTCCCGAGAAGGAGAATGAAGATTTCAAGGCTGTTTCCATGGATcgaacatcatcatcaagtaGGAACGAGAAGAGATGGAGGTTTCGTAATATCCTACAGCGGAGCAATAGCGAAGCGAAGGAAAGTTTCGTCGTTGTATCTCCTAAGCGTAGTCGATCGAAGAACCAGAACTTTACTCTTGAATCGCCGAAAGCGAGTGTGGATAAGCGCAGAGCAAAGTTTGGTAATGTTGAAGCCGTGACATCGTCGCCGCCGCAAGAGGCCGTATTACATTTGAGGAATAGACCGGGGAAGGAGGCGGATCGGAGGCGATCGTTCCTTCCTTACAGGCGAGACTTGATCGGTTTCTTTGCTAACGTTTATTGA